TATCACGTCACGACAGACTCACACCACAGGTTCAGAAAGCACAAGAACATCGCCAAGGACATAAAGATCACAAGACCGGAAAGGGTCTGGGTCAGCGACATCACCTATCTGGGCTCACGGGAAGAGCCTTCCTATCTGGCCCTGGTCACCGATGCCTACTCTAAGAAGATCATGGGGTATAATGTATCCAACAGTCTTTCCGTAGGCGGCAGCCTGGCTGCCCTGGAGATGGCGATCTCAAACAGGCGTAACGATGGCCTACCGTTGATACACCATTCGGATCGAGGCCTGCAATACTGCTCGAACGAGTATCAGGAACTATTGAACAGGAACGATATACGGTCAAGCATGACCGAAAAATATGATCCGTATGAAAATGTGATAGCTGAAAGGATAAATGGGATACTCAAACAGGAGTTCGGTATCGACAGAAAGGAATGGAGACCTCAATCAGAGCAAGGATGGTCGCACAGGCCATGAAGATCTATAATAAAGAAAGACCCCACCTATACGATCGAATTATGACACCTGCACAGATGCAAGATCAGGACAAAATCCAAATGGTGACATTTAAATCAAAAGACCTCGTTGAAGCTAGCTTCAACGAGGTTTAAAAAGTAACTTTATCTTTTATTAATCTGTATCGATTATTTAGAACTAGTCAGGTTTTGCAGAATAGGAATAAAAAAATGGACTTCTTAAACTTTTAGTTACTTAAGTTCAGTTAGATGTTTCCAATACCTTTTAGGAACATGCTGTATGAATAATTTAGTATTTTTTCGAGACTTAATATTTGTTCTTTCAAAATAAGTGGACCAAAGTTGTTCATAGTCATGTTCTCCGCTTCTTTGTGAATTGATAATGTTTGAACTGTTCTTCTCAAGTTGTATGAATTGTACTTGAGTTAAATCATAAAAAATCCCGTATTTTCTTTTTGAGTCAAAAATTATCCATTTTTGATTTGCATATCTCCGGCTGAAATGTTTAATAATTAGAGGTAAAACATCAAAATCTGGTTCACATTCTGCATAAAATAGATCTGAGTCAACTTTTTTGAATCTGATAAATGCCTTCATCCTATGCTTTTCTCGATTAACTGACTTATTAATTTTATGGATTTTCAAGACGTTTGAATTTGAAAAGTCTTTCAAAATTGACGATTTATTCTTTATTGTTTTCTGTAGAACAGAAATTATCAATTGTTCTGCCAGTTGTTCCTCACTTAAAAAAATATTTCTAATCAATTCCAGTTCACCGATACTAAGAAACAATTTCAGATAGTTAAGAGTTTTAGCTGCCTTAGATTCGCACGTAATCACATTTATGTTCTCATAGAGGCCTACATCTTTGATTGTACGTGATTGAATAATGGGAGATTCAATCTTGTATTGAAAAATATCATAGAGGATTGTCATAAGGCCTGCATAGCTGCCGTCGTAAGTTATGTAATTCATCAGAACAGAGTTAGTTGATAATTGAAGTACTTTGAATACTTTGAATTTGATTCTAAAAGAATGTTTTGTTTTAGTTTAAATGGGTCAATATCATTTGAATAGTGTATTTTGGAATTGCAACTGATGAAATATTTTGCTCGATTTAATGCAATCCCGAACGACTGCAAGTGTTGCCAGTTCAATTGACGATGTCTTCTGCCTTCTACAATTTTATGGACAGATTTTAACCCCACTCCTGGGATCCTTTTCAATAGTTCTTTTGGTGCCTTGTTAATGTCTATAGGAAACTGAGACATATTTCTAAGTGCCCAAGAAAGTTTTGGATCAATGTCCATATCCAGGTTTAAAGAATTTTCATTTACAATTTCGCTCACCTCAAATCCATAAAATCTAATTAGCCAATCTGCTTGATATAATCTATTTTCCCTCATCATAGGAACTTGAGTTCCTAATGATGGTAACCGATCATCATCTGTTACTGGAACGTAACCTGAATAATAGACACGTTTCATATTGTATTTCTTATAGAAAAAATTTGCAGAGTACATTATATCCCTATCACTTTCGCCAGTTGCTCCAATAATCATTTGTGTACTTTGACCGGCAGGAGCGTATGCAGGAATTCTGCGAGACTTCTCTTTCTCATGTTTGTATTCTTGAATAGCGTTGTTAACTGCCTTCATGGGTTGTATAAAATCCTTATGATTTTTCTCAGGTGCCAAGAGCTTAAGTCCTTCTTTAGTTGGAATTTCTATATTAACTGATAATCTATCTGCATATAGTCCAGCCTCGTGCATAAGTTCATCACTAGCCCCTGGTATGGATTTAAGGTGAATATATCCATTGAAATTTTCTTCTAGTCTAAGTTTCTTAGCTACACGAATTAATCTTTCCATAGTAGTGTCTGGACTCTTGAAAATTCCTGAGCTAAGAAATAATCCTTCTATATAGTTTCTTCGGTAGAAGTTAATAGTCAGATCAACGACTTCTTGAACTGAAAATGCTGCACGCTTTATATCATTTGATCTTCTAGTAACACAGTAGGCACAATCAAAAATGCATACATTAGTTAATAGAATCTTTAGAAGAGAGACACAGCGTCCATCTTGCGTATAACTGTGACAGATACCCATTCCATCTGAATTCCCCAGTCCATTATTCTTATTTTTTCGTCTGCTACCACTACTGCTACAACTCACGTCATACTTTGCAGCATCAGCTAATATTTCTAATTTCTCTTTGACTCTATCAAAATTCATTTCAACTATTTTTGTAAAATCGGCTTGTTTGTAGGGTGTTATCGGGAAAAGTTATTTTTTTATACCCGTTACCATTTCCCATGCGTTTTTCTTTAAGGCTAATCTGTTTTTCTAAACGCTGCAAGGTTTGAGGATTTTCTTCAGCGTAACGTGGGTCTTGCATGTAATGACATTTTTCCATTTTGAGAACTTCAATGGAACAGAAGTCAAATTCTTCAACAACCTTTCCATAAATTTTATAAACGCTCGGTCCTCTAAAGGTGATTTTTGAGGCTATTTGAGGAAACATGACAGTGTCAAAAAACTCTCCTTTTAAATCGAGAAATGTTCCAAATTGCATGCGTTTCCCGTTCTTAGTGTGCGTAGTTTTGATATTTACGGAATAGCCATAAATCAATATATTTTTGCCTACTAGTG
This genomic interval from Nonlabens spongiae contains the following:
- a CDS encoding putative DNA modification/repair radical SAM protein encodes the protein MNFDRVKEKLEILADAAKYDVSCSSSGSRRKNKNNGLGNSDGMGICHSYTQDGRCVSLLKILLTNVCIFDCAYCVTRRSNDIKRAAFSVQEVVDLTINFYRRNYIEGLFLSSGIFKSPDTTMERLIRVAKKLRLEENFNGYIHLKSIPGASDELMHEAGLYADRLSVNIEIPTKEGLKLLAPEKNHKDFIQPMKAVNNAIQEYKHEKEKSRRIPAYAPAGQSTQMIIGATGESDRDIMYSANFFYKKYNMKRVYYSGYVPVTDDDRLPSLGTQVPMMRENRLYQADWLIRFYGFEVSEIVNENSLNLDMDIDPKLSWALRNMSQFPIDINKAPKELLKRIPGVGLKSVHKIVEGRRHRQLNWQHLQSFGIALNRAKYFISCNSKIHYSNDIDPFKLKQNILLESNSKYSKYFNYQLTLF
- a CDS encoding TIGR03915 family putative DNA repair protein, translating into MNYITYDGSYAGLMTILYDIFQYKIESPIIQSRTIKDVGLYENINVITCESKAAKTLNYLKLFLSIGELELIRNIFLSEEQLAEQLIISVLQKTIKNKSSILKDFSNSNVLKIHKINKSVNREKHRMKAFIRFKKVDSDLFYAECEPDFDVLPLIIKHFSRRYANQKWIIFDSKRKYGIFYDLTQVQFIQLEKNSSNIINSQRSGEHDYEQLWSTYFERTNIKSRKNTKLFIQHVPKRYWKHLTELK
- a CDS encoding IS3 family transposase, with the translated sequence MVSVCSLLGLDRQVYYRDLRSRKHKQSISKEVIAMVQSIRVKMPRLGTRKLYHMLKDRLSALNVGRDKLFSILRANHMLIKPMRTYHVTTDSHHRFRKHKNIAKDIKITRPERVWVSDITYLGSREEPSYLALVTDAYSKKIMGYNVSNSLSVGGSLAALEMAISNRRNDGLPLIHHSDRGLQYCSNEYQELLNRNDIRSSMTEKYDPYENVIAERINGILKQEFGIDRKEWRPQSEQGWSHRP